Proteins encoded together in one Bacteroidia bacterium window:
- the gwsG gene encoding grasp-with-spasm system ATP-grasp peptide maturase, producing MILIISKEKTELSTEEVIDWIVFFGKKFIRINGDEFSKKGNVEISLDNSDLLIKYKDIEIPFSKVSFVWFRRWLDRDFYDLYNNSDIDYSIIDQLIFYQSSNIISLRELLFKFLDKKKWLSPPSKIVLNKIHVLVEASRVGFNIPETKICSTRRELINFFNTHKKIISKDLNDPLFFFDEQNYYTSITNVISKRKILGLSDEFPPSFFQKLVEKRYEIRIFYLNKKCYSMAIFSQNDKRTKIDFRNYNEGNPNRFVPYKLPRDIEKKIILLMQNLDLTTGSIDMIKDKFGNYIFLEINPVGQFGMVSEPCNYYLEKEIAKYLISQDNG from the coding sequence ATGATATTGATAATATCAAAAGAAAAAACAGAACTCTCCACAGAGGAAGTAATTGATTGGATTGTTTTTTTTGGAAAAAAATTTATTAGAATTAATGGAGACGAATTTTCCAAAAAAGGCAATGTTGAAATCTCTCTGGATAATTCAGATCTATTGATTAAATATAAAGACATAGAAATTCCTTTTAGTAAAGTAAGTTTTGTTTGGTTTAGAAGATGGTTGGATAGAGATTTTTATGACCTGTATAACAATAGTGATATAGATTATTCTATTATAGATCAGTTAATCTTTTATCAATCAAGCAATATAATATCTCTAAGAGAATTACTCTTTAAATTTTTAGATAAGAAAAAATGGTTGTCTCCTCCTTCAAAAATAGTATTAAATAAAATTCATGTGTTAGTTGAAGCAAGCAGAGTTGGATTTAATATACCTGAAACTAAAATATGTTCCACTAGGAGGGAGCTGATCAACTTTTTTAATACTCATAAAAAAATTATTTCTAAAGACCTGAATGATCCATTATTCTTTTTTGATGAGCAAAATTATTATACTTCTATTACAAATGTTATATCTAAGAGGAAGATATTAGGTCTTTCGGATGAATTTCCCCCTTCATTTTTTCAAAAATTAGTCGAGAAAAGGTATGAGATTAGAATTTTTTATTTGAATAAAAAATGCTATTCCATGGCAATATTTTCTCAGAACGATAAACGAACGAAAATTGATTTTCGCAACTATAATGAGGGTAACCCTAATAGATTTGTACCGTACAAATTACCTAGGGATATTGAGAAAAAGATAATTTTATTGATGCAAAACCTTGATTTGACAACTGGTTCAATAGACATGATTAAGGATAAATTTGGGAATTATATTTTTTTAGAGATTAATCCAGTAGGGCAGTTTGGAATGGTTTCTGAACCATGTAACTATTATTTGGAAAAAGAAATAGCTAAATATTTAATTTCTCAGGATAATGGATAA
- the aspA gene encoding aspartate ammonia-lyase, with product MELNEILLFLKKIELFRDLNENEFKELAKSVKEKKYVPNELLFRENGSREDIFIIYNGEVELFKSNTYGVETRLTLFGKGDFLGEGSWANDSPHSTTARALQPTTVLAINRDFFNKSADTTLKIFSNIARVISRRMRSVNSRMVNPAAQYESGRTRREHDLLGERDVPFEYYYGIQTLRAIENFNISGVTLNFFPALIDALSMVKEAAVEANYDLGLIDEKIKDAIVLACKEIKNGKYHNHFVVDMIQGGAGTSTNMNANEVIANRAIELLGHEKGEYEYCHPNNHVNLSQSTNDAYPTSVKIALINSNKKLVLVLETLVESFRNKAREFSHVIKMGRTQLQDAVPMTLGQEFEAYAVTLKEEVERLNQNARLFLEVNMGATAIGTGINSEPGYTDLVIKHLRRVTNLDIVLASNLVEATQDTGAFIMYSSAVKRLAVKLSKICNDLRLLSSGPRTGINEINLPPMQPGSSIMPGKVNPVIPEVVNQIAFKVIGNDLTVTMAAEGGQLELNVFEPVIVQSIFESIEMLKNGMNTLKYRCIDRITANEERCRMMVYNSIGLVTALNPFLGYETSTRLAKEALLNNRSVYELVLEKKLLTKEQLGQILEPENMIKPRKMKLD from the coding sequence ATGGAACTAAATGAAATTCTTTTGTTCTTGAAAAAAATAGAACTATTTAGGGATTTAAATGAGAATGAATTTAAAGAATTAGCTAAAAGTGTAAAGGAAAAGAAGTATGTTCCTAATGAACTCCTCTTTCGTGAAAATGGGTCAAGGGAAGATATTTTTATTATCTACAATGGAGAGGTAGAACTCTTTAAAAGTAATACTTATGGGGTTGAAACAAGATTAACTCTTTTTGGAAAGGGAGATTTTCTGGGCGAAGGCTCATGGGCAAATGATTCACCGCATTCTACAACAGCAAGAGCTTTACAACCAACAACTGTTTTGGCAATTAATAGGGATTTTTTCAATAAGAGTGCTGATACAACCCTTAAAATATTCTCAAATATTGCAAGAGTTATATCACGCAGAATGCGTAGTGTAAATAGCAGGATGGTTAATCCTGCAGCACAATATGAATCGGGAAGAACAAGAAGAGAACACGATCTATTAGGCGAAAGGGATGTTCCATTTGAGTACTACTATGGAATTCAAACTCTTAGGGCTATTGAAAATTTTAACATCTCTGGGGTTACATTAAATTTCTTTCCTGCGCTTATTGATGCACTATCAATGGTTAAAGAGGCTGCTGTAGAAGCAAATTACGATCTTGGATTAATTGATGAGAAGATTAAGGATGCTATAGTGTTGGCGTGTAAGGAGATTAAGAATGGGAAGTATCATAATCACTTCGTTGTAGATATGATACAGGGTGGTGCTGGTACTTCCACAAATATGAATGCGAATGAAGTTATCGCAAATCGCGCTATTGAGTTATTAGGACATGAAAAGGGCGAATACGAATATTGCCATCCTAATAATCATGTAAATTTATCGCAGTCAACAAATGATGCATATCCTACATCAGTAAAAATAGCGTTAATAAATTCAAATAAGAAGTTAGTTTTAGTGCTCGAAACGTTGGTTGAATCATTTAGGAATAAAGCAAGAGAGTTTTCTCATGTTATTAAAATGGGGCGAACGCAATTACAGGATGCTGTACCAATGACTTTGGGGCAAGAATTTGAAGCCTATGCTGTGACTTTGAAGGAGGAGGTTGAACGCTTAAACCAGAATGCTAGGTTGTTCCTTGAGGTCAACATGGGTGCAACCGCAATTGGAACAGGCATTAACTCTGAACCTGGTTATACCGATTTAGTTATTAAACATCTAAGAAGAGTAACAAATTTAGATATAGTTTTAGCATCTAACTTAGTAGAAGCAACTCAGGATACTGGTGCATTTATTATGTACTCTTCTGCGGTTAAGCGTTTAGCTGTAAAGTTATCGAAGATTTGTAATGATTTACGATTACTTTCATCTGGGCCAAGAACAGGTATTAATGAAATAAACTTACCACCAATGCAGCCAGGATCATCAATTATGCCTGGAAAGGTAAATCCTGTAATACCCGAGGTGGTTAATCAAATTGCTTTTAAGGTAATTGGAAACGATTTAACAGTAACAATGGCCGCTGAGGGCGGTCAACTAGAACTTAATGTTTTTGAGCCAGTTATTGTTCAAAGTATATTTGAATCCATTGAAATGCTTAAGAATGGGATGAATACCTTAAAGTATCGTTGTATTGATAGAATAACTGCAAATGAGGAACGTTGCCGTATGATGGTATACAATAGTATTGGGCTGGTAACAGCGTTAAATCCTTTCTTAGGGTACGAAACTTCAACCCGTTTGGCAAAGGAAGCGTTATTGAATAATAGAAGTGTATATGAGTTAGTGCTTGAGAAAAAACTTCTTACAAAAGAACAATTGGGTCAAATATTAGAACCTGAGAATATGATCAAACCTAGGAAAATGAAGTTGGATTAG
- a CDS encoding trypsin-like peptidase domain-containing protein → MLSQVWKSCHGSVCSLNFQNERGISIDTLSGFKVNESLVTTDFAFYIPKAKKVEISFVGDDANSVVASMKIPYKEFINDLRIGVFDDHTGYSIFNLDFPDFKEIPSLKLSERRKFSIGQQVALLAFSLGYSNLSLRSGIISSFFTNHEGIRFFQYDGISCLGNSGGPIVDPETMQVIGIVSRRNTPVSRSYKQLVDIITANIDELSKIQGIVKYGDVDPIQVLIANQSQIKQLANNIYRYSAFGTTPVVMLDQIISYFNQNAVIESCNERIEQEYDLNLS, encoded by the coding sequence ATGCTTAGTCAAGTTTGGAAATCGTGTCATGGATCTGTTTGTAGTTTGAATTTTCAAAACGAACGGGGTATAAGTATTGATACTCTTTCAGGGTTCAAAGTAAATGAATCATTGGTTACTACAGATTTTGCTTTTTACATTCCAAAAGCAAAGAAAGTTGAAATTTCATTTGTGGGTGATGATGCAAATAGTGTAGTAGCATCGATGAAAATTCCTTATAAAGAGTTTATTAACGATCTTCGTATAGGTGTGTTTGACGACCATACTGGGTACTCAATTTTCAATCTCGATTTTCCTGATTTCAAAGAAATTCCAAGCCTTAAGCTTAGTGAACGCAGGAAATTTTCGATAGGGCAACAAGTTGCTTTACTTGCTTTTAGTTTGGGTTATTCGAATTTATCGTTACGATCTGGAATAATCTCCTCATTTTTTACAAATCATGAAGGAATTCGTTTTTTTCAATACGATGGAATATCATGCTTAGGGAATAGTGGAGGACCAATTGTTGATCCAGAAACCATGCAGGTTATAGGCATCGTTTCTCGGAGAAATACCCCTGTATCACGCTCATATAAGCAACTAGTTGACATAATTACTGCAAATATTGATGAGTTAAGTAAAATACAGGGAATTGTTAAATACGGAGATGTTGATCCTATTCAAGTATTAATTGCAAATCAAAGTCAGATTAAACAACTTGCCAATAATATATATCGTTACTCAGCTTTTGGCACAACTCCGGTGGTGATGCTTGATCAAATCATTTCGTATTTTAACCAAAATGCAGTTATAGAATCTTGCAATGAGAGGATAGAGCAGGAATATGATTTAAATTTAAGTTAG
- a CDS encoding ABC transporter substrate-binding protein has product MRLPLLYFFLVVTIFCTCNSSTSSYKKQQVFRYNESKGISTLDPAFARNLPLIWPAHQLYNGLVQLDDSLKVKPCIAKKWEVSSDGKIFTFLLRGDVYFHCSEVFPNGIGRKVIASDFVYSFNRILNPEIASPGAWVLSILEKDRVGTHNGCAALNDSVFQVYLKKPFPAFLGMLSTPYCYVIPYEAIELYGKEFRNHPVGTGPFFFKYWKEGEKLILRRNSRYFEKDNKGLRLPYLESISISFIADKQSEFLEFIKGNIDFISGVNPASKDELLTRNGNLNPRYTGKIKMLTGPYLNTEYLGILVDSTNQSFKSNPLLLQKVRKAIGYGIDRSKMMMYLRSNIGYPAFNGFVPNGMPDFKDATKGFHYNPELSQELLKEVGFSTSKTLPSLSLATTDDYVDICEFIQHQLNDLGFDIKVDVYPGAAYREMLANSKLKFFRASWVADYADPENYLALFNSINFSPSGPNYTHFKSQIYDNLYTNSLSEMSQQKRLKLYREMDSIIIDNAIVIPLYYDEVIRFVQNDVEGMKCNPMNLLILKNVRKQIE; this is encoded by the coding sequence ATGAGATTACCTTTATTATATTTTTTTTTGGTAGTTACAATCTTTTGTACTTGTAATAGTTCAACTAGTAGTTATAAAAAACAGCAAGTATTCCGTTACAACGAAAGTAAAGGTATTTCTACACTCGATCCTGCTTTTGCCAGAAATTTACCCCTCATTTGGCCTGCTCATCAACTTTATAATGGATTAGTTCAACTCGATGATTCCTTAAAGGTAAAACCATGTATTGCTAAAAAATGGGAAGTATCAAGCGATGGAAAGATTTTTACATTCTTACTAAGAGGGGATGTATACTTTCATTGTTCTGAGGTTTTTCCTAATGGCATTGGTCGAAAGGTTATTGCATCAGATTTTGTTTATAGCTTTAATCGAATACTCAATCCCGAGATTGCATCACCGGGGGCATGGGTTCTATCTATTTTAGAAAAGGATCGAGTGGGTACTCATAATGGTTGCGCAGCACTTAATGATTCGGTATTTCAAGTATATCTAAAAAAACCTTTTCCTGCTTTTCTGGGGATGCTATCAACGCCATATTGCTATGTAATTCCTTATGAAGCAATTGAATTGTATGGCAAGGAGTTTCGAAATCACCCAGTTGGAACGGGTCCGTTTTTCTTTAAATATTGGAAGGAAGGAGAAAAGTTAATTTTAAGGCGAAATTCAAGATATTTTGAAAAAGATAATAAAGGTTTAAGACTTCCCTACTTGGAGTCTATAAGTATTTCGTTTATTGCCGATAAGCAATCGGAGTTTCTCGAATTTATTAAAGGGAATATCGATTTTATTTCTGGTGTCAACCCAGCATCAAAGGATGAGTTATTAACTAGAAATGGTAATTTAAATCCTCGATATACTGGCAAGATTAAAATGCTAACTGGTCCTTACCTGAATACTGAATACTTAGGAATTCTTGTAGATAGTACAAATCAATCATTTAAATCCAACCCTCTTCTTTTACAAAAGGTACGAAAAGCAATTGGGTATGGTATAGATCGAAGTAAGATGATGATGTATTTGCGCAGTAATATTGGATATCCCGCTTTCAATGGTTTTGTTCCTAATGGCATGCCTGATTTCAAAGATGCAACAAAAGGATTCCATTATAACCCAGAATTATCTCAAGAACTTTTAAAGGAGGTAGGGTTTAGTACTTCCAAAACGCTACCTTCACTCTCCCTTGCTACAACTGATGATTATGTGGATATCTGTGAATTTATTCAGCATCAGCTAAACGATTTGGGATTTGATATTAAGGTTGATGTCTACCCAGGTGCTGCTTATCGTGAAATGCTGGCTAATTCAAAACTTAAATTTTTTAGAGCATCTTGGGTTGCTGATTATGCAGATCCTGAAAATTACTTGGCTCTTTTTAATAGTATTAACTTTAGCCCATCAGGACCAAATTATACCCATTTTAAAAGTCAGATATACGATAATTTATACACCAACTCTTTATCAGAGATGTCTCAGCAAAAAAGATTGAAACTATATAGAGAGATGGATTCAATTATTATTGATAACGCCATTGTTATACCTTTATATTATGATGAGGTAATACGATTTGTTCAAAATGATGTTGAAGGTATGAAATGTAATCCAATGAATTTACTTATTCTTAAAAATGTTAGAAAGCAAATAGAATAG
- the miaA gene encoding tRNA (adenosine(37)-N6)-dimethylallyltransferase MiaA: MPTESKFLIVLLGPTGVGKTDLSITLSYQFNAPILSADSRQFYREMRIGTAAPDQTILNNAQHHFVGNKSILDRYSCGIFELEVLELLENLYKSHNSALLVGGSGLYIDAVCSGIDDFPSPDGELRRDLYARLQSEGIDSLKNHLKEIDPEYYNQVDQNNTQRILKALEVCLQTGRTYSSFLTNTNKPRPFTLIKIGLNRPREELYQRINNRVDDMLTNGLVAEVKGLYDFKHLNALNTVGYKEIFDYLDGRISLETAIELIKRNSRRYAKRQLTWWARDKEITWFHPEQVDSIVDLINYRISNG; this comes from the coding sequence ATGCCAACAGAGTCAAAATTTCTTATTGTTTTACTTGGCCCAACAGGAGTTGGTAAAACCGATCTCAGTATTACGCTTTCCTACCAATTCAATGCACCAATTCTATCAGCAGATTCACGTCAGTTTTATAGGGAGATGAGAATTGGAACAGCGGCACCCGATCAAACTATTCTTAATAATGCACAACACCATTTTGTGGGTAATAAGTCAATCCTTGATAGGTATAGTTGCGGAATATTTGAACTTGAGGTACTTGAACTTTTGGAAAACCTATATAAGAGTCATAATTCAGCCCTACTTGTTGGTGGTTCTGGCTTATACATTGATGCTGTTTGTTCTGGAATTGATGACTTCCCTTCACCAGATGGCGAATTAAGGCGAGATCTGTATGCGAGACTTCAAAGTGAGGGAATTGACAGTTTGAAAAACCATCTCAAAGAAATCGATCCAGAATACTATAATCAGGTTGATCAAAATAATACCCAGAGAATTTTGAAGGCTCTTGAAGTATGTTTGCAAACCGGAAGAACCTATTCTTCATTCTTAACAAATACTAATAAACCTCGTCCATTTACTTTAATCAAAATTGGGCTGAATCGTCCCCGAGAGGAACTTTATCAACGTATCAATAATCGAGTTGATGATATGCTTACTAATGGCTTGGTTGCAGAGGTTAAAGGTTTATATGATTTTAAGCATTTAAACGCCTTAAATACCGTTGGCTATAAAGAGATTTTTGACTACCTTGATGGCAGGATATCATTAGAAACTGCAATAGAGCTAATAAAGCGAAATTCACGACGTTACGCTAAAAGACAGCTAACATGGTGGGCTCGCGATAAAGAGATTACTTGGTTTCACCCAGAACAGGTAGATAGCATAGTTGACTTGATTAATTATCGTATTTCAAATGGATGA
- a CDS encoding acyl-CoA reductase, with amino-acid sequence MNIESRIDAFVILGERMLSESVQNSNSRFEKFIQEASIHNPWFTSENIYFAIDSIANLWLKREALNTLIAKYPRAYFTPKESKKVVVIMAGNIPFAGLHDLICVLLTGHRFLGKVSSKDGHLMAAIISMLYEINPEFSDLIELSESTLHGFDAVIATGSDNSSRYFDYYFKNYPTIIRKHKNSIAVITGNETHDELTKLSDDIFLYFGLGCRNVSKLMVPKGYSFISMLQAFKAWQNLDTHNKYMNNYEFQKTINQMNLIDHIDTDFMLLKQNESIGSTVGVVHYQEYEKIEDVQVYIDNHSDELQCVVGDSELIPSAIPFGTSQSPKLNEFADGIDTIEFLSKL; translated from the coding sequence ATGAATATTGAAAGTCGAATAGATGCTTTTGTTATACTTGGCGAAAGAATGCTTTCTGAATCAGTTCAGAATAGCAATTCTCGATTTGAAAAATTCATTCAGGAAGCCAGTATTCATAACCCTTGGTTTACTTCTGAAAACATATACTTTGCAATTGATTCTATTGCCAATTTGTGGCTTAAACGGGAGGCTCTAAACACATTAATAGCAAAATATCCAAGAGCCTATTTTACGCCCAAAGAGAGTAAAAAGGTTGTCGTAATAATGGCTGGAAATATTCCATTTGCAGGTCTTCACGATTTAATTTGTGTATTACTTACTGGGCATCGTTTTTTGGGAAAAGTTTCGTCAAAAGATGGGCATTTAATGGCAGCCATAATAAGTATGTTATATGAGATAAACCCTGAGTTTTCAGATTTAATTGAACTCTCTGAATCCACCTTGCATGGTTTTGATGCAGTGATTGCTACTGGTAGCGATAATTCATCGCGCTATTTTGATTACTATTTTAAAAATTACCCAACAATAATTCGTAAACATAAAAATAGCATCGCTGTTATAACTGGGAATGAAACTCATGATGAACTCACAAAGCTTAGCGATGATATTTTCCTGTACTTTGGATTGGGTTGTAGGAATGTTTCTAAATTAATGGTTCCTAAGGGTTATTCTTTTATTTCAATGTTACAGGCTTTTAAGGCATGGCAGAACCTTGATACTCATAACAAGTATATGAATAATTACGAGTTTCAGAAGACGATAAACCAAATGAACTTAATAGATCATATCGATACAGATTTTATGCTTCTGAAACAGAATGAATCTATTGGTTCAACAGTGGGTGTTGTTCATTATCAGGAATATGAAAAAATTGAAGATGTACAGGTTTATATTGATAATCATTCTGATGAGTTACAATGTGTTGTTGGTGATAGTGAACTAATTCCAAGTGCTATTCCTTTTGGAACAAGTCAAAGTCCAAAACTGAATGAGTTTGCCGATGGCATTGATACTATAGAATTCTTGAGTAAACTCTAA
- a CDS encoding ABC transporter permease: MKFGALLKENIKISLNAIRSNKLRSILTIFIIALGIMVLVGVLTATDSINNSISSEFLNMGANTFSIVSRGSHVHVGGKRYRTLNHPYLSMRQAQEFKDRFQFPSVISISVNASGTSTIKQKSKKTNPNISVYGIDENYLTTAGLEINTGRNFSSHELEAGRAVAIIGFEVAKKIFDKNENPLDKFISVGGGKYRVVGVLKTKGTGFNGGPDRSVMLPYGNVATYFSRPNMDYTISVMPNDSKLLDYAVSEAEGIFRIVRNLKATDESDFNIEKSDSLAQIMLDLFKYVTYAATIIALITLIGAAVGLMNIMLVAVAERTREIGTRKAIGAKSTTIKQQFIFEAIMICIIGGLLGVILGIILGNLMSLFLGSPFIVPWNWIFIGLSLCFCVGLASGYLPAVKASRLDPIEALRYE, from the coding sequence ATGAAATTCGGTGCACTTTTAAAAGAGAATATAAAAATCTCTTTGAACGCTATACGTTCAAATAAATTACGCTCAATATTAACAATTTTCATTATTGCTTTAGGCATAATGGTTTTAGTGGGAGTGCTTACAGCCACTGATTCAATCAATAACAGCATCAGCAGTGAATTCTTAAACATGGGAGCAAATACATTCAGTATTGTAAGTAGAGGATCGCATGTACATGTTGGTGGAAAACGTTATCGTACATTAAACCACCCTTATTTGAGCATGAGGCAAGCACAAGAGTTTAAAGATAGATTCCAATTCCCCTCTGTTATATCAATTTCTGTGAACGCATCAGGCACAAGCACAATTAAACAAAAATCAAAAAAGACCAATCCAAATATTTCTGTTTACGGGATTGATGAGAATTATCTTACAACTGCTGGTTTGGAGATAAATACTGGACGTAATTTTTCATCGCACGAGTTAGAGGCTGGAAGGGCTGTTGCCATTATTGGTTTTGAAGTTGCAAAAAAGATATTTGATAAAAACGAGAATCCACTTGATAAGTTTATAAGTGTTGGTGGAGGAAAATACAGAGTAGTAGGTGTACTGAAAACAAAGGGCACAGGTTTTAATGGTGGACCAGATCGTTCTGTAATGCTTCCATATGGTAATGTTGCAACCTATTTCTCTCGGCCAAATATGGACTATACAATTAGCGTAATGCCCAATGATTCTAAACTTTTGGACTACGCAGTAAGTGAAGCTGAGGGAATATTTAGAATTGTGAGAAATCTTAAAGCCACTGATGAATCGGATTTTAACATTGAGAAAAGTGATAGTTTAGCACAAATAATGTTGGATTTATTTAAATATGTTACTTATGCTGCAACTATTATTGCTTTAATTACACTTATAGGAGCTGCCGTTGGCTTGATGAATATTATGCTTGTTGCCGTAGCAGAACGTACTCGTGAAATTGGTACTAGAAAAGCAATTGGAGCAAAATCAACTACCATTAAGCAACAATTTATATTTGAGGCCATTATGATTTGTATTATTGGTGGTCTACTTGGAGTTATATTAGGAATTATTTTAGGCAATTTAATGTCGTTATTTTTGGGAAGTCCATTCATAGTTCCATGGAATTGGATATTTATTGGGCTTAGCCTCTGTTTCTGTGTTGGATTAGCCTCAGGTTACCTGCCAGCAGTTAAAGCCTCCCGGTTAGATCCTATTGAAGCGTTACGCTACGAATAA
- a CDS encoding SpoIIE family protein phosphatase has translation MEYLKVLNVELQEQNEKIAQQNIKLEVQSDEILLQRDLLMQYKNNIDDSILYASYIQNALLHGDDSLKENFNDCFILYLPRSIIGGDFYFVQKIGNHIIIAAADCTGHGIPGALLSMLGIALLSEIVNRHDIDSTSSILNDMRKEVISALSRKNNIYDAKDGMDIALCKINLKTLELQFSGAYNPAFIVRENELIRLKGDKILVGKSINENRTFTQKNFQLQKNDCLYLFSDGFSDQFGGSTKKKYLMRNFQELLIKIAPEDMSSQNDILLKTFENWKGVNDQTDDVMILGVRI, from the coding sequence ATGGAATATTTGAAGGTATTAAATGTTGAATTACAAGAGCAAAATGAAAAGATTGCTCAGCAAAATATAAAACTCGAAGTTCAAAGCGATGAGATTCTTCTTCAACGTGATTTATTAATGCAATATAAAAATAATATAGATGACAGTATACTTTATGCCAGCTATATCCAAAATGCTCTTCTACACGGAGATGACTCTTTAAAAGAAAATTTTAACGATTGTTTTATTCTTTATCTGCCCAGAAGTATAATAGGGGGTGATTTTTATTTTGTTCAAAAAATTGGTAATCATATAATAATTGCTGCTGCAGATTGTACTGGGCATGGGATACCAGGAGCATTACTTAGCATGCTGGGAATTGCATTATTATCCGAAATTGTGAACCGCCATGATATCGATAGTACAAGCAGCATATTAAACGATATGCGTAAAGAGGTTATCTCTGCATTAAGTCGAAAGAATAATATATACGATGCTAAGGATGGAATGGATATTGCATTATGTAAAATCAATCTTAAAACCTTAGAGTTACAGTTTTCAGGAGCCTATAATCCTGCATTTATAGTAAGAGAAAATGAACTCATTCGCCTTAAAGGAGATAAAATACTTGTTGGTAAATCAATTAATGAAAATAGAACTTTCACTCAAAAGAACTTCCAACTTCAAAAGAATGATTGTTTATACCTATTTTCCGATGGATTTTCTGATCAATTTGGAGGTTCAACAAAGAAAAAATACCTGATGAGAAATTTTCAAGAACTTTTAATAAAAATAGCACCAGAAGATATGTCTAGCCAAAATGACATCCTGTTAAAGACATTTGAAAATTGGAAAGGTGTTAACGATCAAACTGATGATGTTATGATCCTTGGTGTTAGGATATAG
- the gap gene encoding type I glyceraldehyde-3-phosphate dehydrogenase, whose translation MAKIKVAINGFGRIGRNVFKIALERPELVVVGINDLTDTKTLAHLLKYDSTQGRFNGKVEFDAENLIVNGVKYRVHADKAPINIKWTETPDVVIESTGIFTKRESEKGGYGDHIKNGAKKVILTVPSKDEIDRMIVLGVNDADLRPDDKCISNASCTTNCLAPVVKILNDVFGVERGFMNTIHSYTNDQRILDAPHSDLRRARSCALSQIPTTTGAAKAVGKIIPELKGKIDGTSVRVPTPTGSLVDFTAVLKKEATKDEINAAMKKAAEGAMLGIIEYTEDPIVSVDVIHNTHSAIFDAQSTMVNGNMIKVFAWYDNEWGYSCRVVDLINKLF comes from the coding sequence ATGGCAAAAATAAAAGTAGCTATTAACGGATTTGGTCGCATAGGACGTAACGTTTTCAAGATTGCGCTTGAGAGACCTGAACTTGTAGTAGTGGGTATTAACGATCTAACAGACACCAAAACTTTAGCTCACCTTTTAAAATACGATTCAACTCAAGGACGTTTTAACGGCAAGGTTGAATTTGATGCAGAAAATCTTATCGTTAACGGTGTTAAATACCGGGTACATGCTGATAAAGCACCAATTAACATCAAGTGGACTGAAACTCCAGATGTTGTGATTGAGTCAACAGGGATTTTTACTAAGCGTGAAAGCGAAAAAGGTGGATACGGTGATCATATTAAAAATGGTGCAAAGAAGGTTATTCTAACAGTTCCTTCGAAGGATGAAATTGATAGAATGATTGTACTTGGGGTTAATGATGCAGATCTAAGACCTGATGATAAATGCATTTCCAATGCAAGTTGTACAACTAACTGCTTGGCTCCTGTAGTTAAAATTCTAAATGATGTTTTTGGTGTAGAGCGTGGATTCATGAACACTATTCACTCTTACACAAACGATCAACGTATATTAGATGCACCTCATAGTGATCTTCGTCGTGCACGTTCATGCGCTTTATCACAAATTCCAACCACTACTGGTGCTGCAAAGGCTGTAGGAAAAATTATTCCTGAACTTAAGGGTAAAATTGATGGCACTTCTGTTCGCGTTCCAACTCCAACAGGATCTTTGGTTGATTTTACCGCTGTCCTTAAGAAAGAAGCTACTAAGGATGAAATAAATGCGGCTATGAAAAAAGCTGCAGAAGGAGCAATGTTAGGTATTATTGAATATACAGAAGATCCTATTGTTTCAGTTGATGTTATACACAATACCCATTCAGCTATTTTTGATGCACAAAGTACGATGGTGAATGGTAATATGATTAAAGTATTTGCTTGGTACGATAACGAATGGGGATATTCCTGTCGAGTTGTAGATTTGATAAACAAACTATTCTAG